A stretch of Gorilla gorilla gorilla isolate KB3781 chromosome 9, NHGRI_mGorGor1-v2.1_pri, whole genome shotgun sequence DNA encodes these proteins:
- the RELA gene encoding transcription factor p65 isoform X1: MDELFPLIFPAEPAQASGPYVEIIEQPKQRGMRFRYKCEGRSAGSIPGERSTDTTKTHPTIKINGYTGPGTVRISLVTKDPPHRPHPHELVGKDCRDGFYEAELCPDRCIHSFQNLGIQCVKKRDLEQAISQRIQTNNNPFQVPIEEQRGDYDLNAVRLCFQVTVRDPSGRPLRLPPVLSHPIFDNRAPNTAELKICRVNRNSGSCLGGDEIFLLCDKVQKEDIEVYFTGPGWEARGSFSQADVHRQVAIVFRTPPYADPSLQAPVRVSMQLRRPSDRELSEPMEFQYLPDTDDRHRIEEKRKRTYETFKSIMKKSPFSGPTDPRPPPRRIAVPSRSSASVPKPAPQPYPFTSSLSTINYDEFPTMVFPSGQISQASALAPAPPQVLPQAPAPAPAPAMVSALAQAPAPVPVLAPGPPQAVAPPAPKPTQAGEGTLSEALLQLQFDDEDLGALLGNSTDPAVFTDLASVDNSEFQQLLNQGIPVAPHTTEPMLMEYPEAITRLVTGAQRPPDPAPAPLGAPGLPNGLLSGDEDFSSIADMDFSALLSQISS, encoded by the exons ATGGACG AACTGTTCCCCCTCATCTTCCCGGCAG AGCCAGCCCAGGCCTCTGGCCCCTATGTGGAGATCATTGAGCAGCCCAAGCAGCGGGGCATGCGCTTCCGCTACAAGTGCGAGGGGCGCTCCGCGGGCAGCATCCCAGGCGAGAGGAGCACAGATACCACCAAGACCCACCCCACCATCAAG ATCAATGGCTACACAGGACCAGGGACAGTACGCATCTCCCTGGTCACCAAGGACCCTCCTCACCGGCCTCACCCCCACGAGCTTGTAGGAAAGGACTGCCGGGATGGCTTCTATGAGGCTGAGCTCTGCCCGGACCGCTGCATCCACAG TTTCCAGAACCTGGGAATCCAGTGTGTGAAGAAGCGGGACCTGGAGCAGGCTATCAGTCAGCGCATCCAGACCAACAACAACCCCTTCCAAG TTCCTATAGAAGAGCAGCGTGGGGACTACGACCTGAATGCTGTGCGGCTCTGCTTCCAGGTGACAGTGCGGGACCCATCAGGCAGGCCCCTCCGCCTGCCGCCTGTCCTTTCTCATCCTATCTTTGACAATC GTGCCCCCAACACTGCCGAGCTCAAGATCTGCCGAGTGAACCGAAACTCTGGCAGCTGCCTCGGTGGGGATGAGATCTTCCTACTGTGTGACAAGGTGCAGAAAG AGGACATTGAGGTGTATTTCACGGGACCAGGCTGGGAGGCCCGAGGCTCCTTTTCGCAAGCTGACGTGCACCGACAAGTGGCCATTGTGTTCCGGACCCCTCCCTACGCAGACCCCAGCCTGCAGGCTCCTGTGCGTGTCTCCATGCAGCTGCGGCGGCCTTCCGACCGGGAGCTCAGTGAGCCCATGGAATTCCAGTACCTGCCAGATACAG ACGATCGTCACCGGATTGAGGAGAAACGTAAAAGGACATATGAGACCTTCAAGAGCATCATGAAGAAGAGTCCTTTCAGCG GACCCACCGACCCCCGGCCTCCACCTCGACGCATTGCTGTGCCTTCCCGCAGCTCAGCTTCTGTCCCCAAGCCAG CACCCCAGCCCTATCCCTTTACGTCATCCCTGAGCACCATCAACTATGATGAGTTTCCCACCATGGTGTTTCCTTCTGGGCAGATCAGCCAGGCCTCGGCCTTGGCCCCGGCCCCTCCCCAAGTCCTGCCCCAGgctccagcccctgcccctgctccagccatggtATCAGCTCtggcccaggccccagcccctgtcCCAGTCCTAGCCCCAGGCCCTCCTCAGGCTGTGGCCCCACCTGCCCCCAAGCCCACCCAGGCTGGGGAAGGAACGCTGTCAGAGGCCCTGCTGCAGCTGCAGTTTGATGATGAAGACCTGGGGGCCTTGCTTGGCAACAGCACAGACCCAGCCGTGTTCACAGACCTGGCATCCGTCGACAACTCCGAGTTTCAGCAGCTGCTGAACCAGGGCATACCTGTGGCCCCCCACACAACTGAGCCCATGCTGATGGAGTACCCTGAGGCTATAACTCGCCTAGTGACAGGGGCCCAGAGGCCCCCTGACCCAGCTCCTGCTCCACTGGGGGCCCCGGGGCTCCCCAATGGCCTCCTTTCAGGAGATGAAGACTTCTCCTCCATTGCGGACATGGACTTCTCAGCCCTGCTGAGTCAGATCAGCTCCTAA
- the RELA gene encoding transcription factor p65 isoform X2, producing MRFRYKCEGRSAGSIPGERSTDTTKTHPTIKINGYTGPGTVRISLVTKDPPHRPHPHELVGKDCRDGFYEAELCPDRCIHSFQNLGIQCVKKRDLEQAISQRIQTNNNPFQVPIEEQRGDYDLNAVRLCFQVTVRDPSGRPLRLPPVLSHPIFDNRAPNTAELKICRVNRNSGSCLGGDEIFLLCDKVQKEDIEVYFTGPGWEARGSFSQADVHRQVAIVFRTPPYADPSLQAPVRVSMQLRRPSDRELSEPMEFQYLPDTDDRHRIEEKRKRTYETFKSIMKKSPFSGPTDPRPPPRRIAVPSRSSASVPKPAPQPYPFTSSLSTINYDEFPTMVFPSGQISQASALAPAPPQVLPQAPAPAPAPAMVSALAQAPAPVPVLAPGPPQAVAPPAPKPTQAGEGTLSEALLQLQFDDEDLGALLGNSTDPAVFTDLASVDNSEFQQLLNQGIPVAPHTTEPMLMEYPEAITRLVTGAQRPPDPAPAPLGAPGLPNGLLSGDEDFSSIADMDFSALLSQISS from the exons ATGCGCTTCCGCTACAAGTGCGAGGGGCGCTCCGCGGGCAGCATCCCAGGCGAGAGGAGCACAGATACCACCAAGACCCACCCCACCATCAAG ATCAATGGCTACACAGGACCAGGGACAGTACGCATCTCCCTGGTCACCAAGGACCCTCCTCACCGGCCTCACCCCCACGAGCTTGTAGGAAAGGACTGCCGGGATGGCTTCTATGAGGCTGAGCTCTGCCCGGACCGCTGCATCCACAG TTTCCAGAACCTGGGAATCCAGTGTGTGAAGAAGCGGGACCTGGAGCAGGCTATCAGTCAGCGCATCCAGACCAACAACAACCCCTTCCAAG TTCCTATAGAAGAGCAGCGTGGGGACTACGACCTGAATGCTGTGCGGCTCTGCTTCCAGGTGACAGTGCGGGACCCATCAGGCAGGCCCCTCCGCCTGCCGCCTGTCCTTTCTCATCCTATCTTTGACAATC GTGCCCCCAACACTGCCGAGCTCAAGATCTGCCGAGTGAACCGAAACTCTGGCAGCTGCCTCGGTGGGGATGAGATCTTCCTACTGTGTGACAAGGTGCAGAAAG AGGACATTGAGGTGTATTTCACGGGACCAGGCTGGGAGGCCCGAGGCTCCTTTTCGCAAGCTGACGTGCACCGACAAGTGGCCATTGTGTTCCGGACCCCTCCCTACGCAGACCCCAGCCTGCAGGCTCCTGTGCGTGTCTCCATGCAGCTGCGGCGGCCTTCCGACCGGGAGCTCAGTGAGCCCATGGAATTCCAGTACCTGCCAGATACAG ACGATCGTCACCGGATTGAGGAGAAACGTAAAAGGACATATGAGACCTTCAAGAGCATCATGAAGAAGAGTCCTTTCAGCG GACCCACCGACCCCCGGCCTCCACCTCGACGCATTGCTGTGCCTTCCCGCAGCTCAGCTTCTGTCCCCAAGCCAG CACCCCAGCCCTATCCCTTTACGTCATCCCTGAGCACCATCAACTATGATGAGTTTCCCACCATGGTGTTTCCTTCTGGGCAGATCAGCCAGGCCTCGGCCTTGGCCCCGGCCCCTCCCCAAGTCCTGCCCCAGgctccagcccctgcccctgctccagccatggtATCAGCTCtggcccaggccccagcccctgtcCCAGTCCTAGCCCCAGGCCCTCCTCAGGCTGTGGCCCCACCTGCCCCCAAGCCCACCCAGGCTGGGGAAGGAACGCTGTCAGAGGCCCTGCTGCAGCTGCAGTTTGATGATGAAGACCTGGGGGCCTTGCTTGGCAACAGCACAGACCCAGCCGTGTTCACAGACCTGGCATCCGTCGACAACTCCGAGTTTCAGCAGCTGCTGAACCAGGGCATACCTGTGGCCCCCCACACAACTGAGCCCATGCTGATGGAGTACCCTGAGGCTATAACTCGCCTAGTGACAGGGGCCCAGAGGCCCCCTGACCCAGCTCCTGCTCCACTGGGGGCCCCGGGGCTCCCCAATGGCCTCCTTTCAGGAGATGAAGACTTCTCCTCCATTGCGGACATGGACTTCTCAGCCCTGCTGAGTCAGATCAGCTCCTAA